From Sporosarcina sp. Te-1, the proteins below share one genomic window:
- a CDS encoding SHOCT domain-containing protein, which translates to MGKIEKNKLCPICDSKLGFLKHPFKDGIRICNNCFRKTGLTMQEMAERGMKNISIEELQERMEPLKVAEEELKRETVNFVITKRIGNFVAFDEEQQKWAVMTSSGSMNRIYKYSDIVNFELIEDGESVATGGLGRALVGGALFGGVGAIVGGVTGKRKSKAFCSNLKLKVTIKDMKNPVVYLDFINTKMKKDGNAYKTIARTAQECLSIFQLICDKQKNESNNTTSSALSTADEIKKFKELLDEGVITNEEFDKKKKELLGI; encoded by the coding sequence ATGGGGAAAATAGAAAAAAATAAATTATGTCCTATTTGTGATAGTAAACTTGGGTTTTTAAAACACCCGTTCAAAGATGGTATTAGGATTTGCAACAATTGTTTTCGGAAAACGGGACTCACCATGCAGGAGATGGCCGAACGTGGAATGAAAAATATTTCTATCGAAGAATTACAGGAAAGAATGGAACCACTAAAAGTTGCTGAAGAAGAATTAAAAAGAGAAACTGTCAATTTTGTAATTACCAAAAGAATAGGTAATTTTGTAGCTTTTGATGAGGAGCAACAAAAGTGGGCAGTAATGACAAGCTCTGGTTCAATGAATAGAATCTATAAGTATAGTGATATTGTTAATTTTGAATTAATAGAAGACGGTGAATCTGTCGCAACTGGTGGTTTAGGCAGAGCTTTAGTAGGTGGAGCCTTATTTGGAGGTGTCGGTGCCATTGTTGGTGGTGTTACAGGTAAGAGAAAATCAAAAGCTTTCTGTAGCAATCTTAAACTAAAAGTAACTATAAAGGATATGAAAAATCCAGTTGTATATTTGGACTTTATTAATACAAAAATGAAGAAAGATGGAAATGCTTACAAAACTATTGCCAGAACCGCTCAGGAATGTTTATCGATATTTCAGTTGATATGCGATAAACAAAAAAATGAGAGTAATAATACTACTTCATCTGCGCTATCTACTGCAGACGAAATAAAGAAATTCAA
- a CDS encoding helix-turn-helix transcriptional regulator: MGIEKLTKSSIVNFELIRKTRIKKGISTEEMSSLLGYEAPNAYFRKEKGDRRFSVKDIVKISGLLGIPIQKLFFTI, translated from the coding sequence TTGGGGATTGAAAAATTGACTAAGTCAAGCATTGTTAACTTTGAATTGATTCGGAAAACTCGTATTAAGAAAGGTATTTCGACGGAAGAAATGTCAAGTTTACTTGGATACGAAGCACCGAATGCTTACTTTAGAAAAGAGAAAGGGGATAGGAGATTCAGTGTGAAAGACATAGTAAAAATTTCTGGGTTGCTTGGTATCCCTATCCAAAAACTTTTTTTTACAATATAA
- a CDS encoding helix-turn-helix domain-containing protein: MSILGTRIKKLREHEGIQQIDFAKKIGVSNVVLSRYESGERKPDYDVLQKIADFFGVTTDYLLGRTEHHTTIEAKAGEDKSLSKIATEFPDIDLMFRDMESLTAEEMKEVYDYIKFKKNQKGN, from the coding sequence ATGAGCATATTAGGCACTAGAATTAAAAAGCTGAGAGAGCATGAAGGCATTCAGCAAATTGATTTCGCGAAAAAAATCGGTGTTTCAAATGTCGTGCTTTCCAGGTATGAATCAGGTGAAAGAAAACCCGATTATGATGTATTACAGAAAATTGCTGACTTTTTTGGTGTTACAACGGATTATCTATTGGGTAGAACTGAACACCACACAACAATTGAAGCAAAGGCTGGTGAAGATAAATCCTTATCAAAAATAGCAACAGAATTTCCGGATATCGATTTAATGTTTAGAGACATGGAATCATTAACCGCGGAAGAAATGAAGGAAGTATATGATTATATCAAGTTCAAGAAAAATCAAAAGGGGAATTAA